The Saccharothrix variisporea genome has a segment encoding these proteins:
- a CDS encoding carboxylate-amine ligase, whose product MSTVGVEEEFLLVDAESRAAVPLAREVLARVGGLPGGEVHGELHATQVEFASGVCTRVDELREQLTGGRRRLARAARDVGALLVPAGAPVLGGAPPPRLEDERFGRITELYRGQVADYQCCGCHVHVGVPDRETAVAVLNHLRPWLPTLLALSVNSPFAHGRDTGFGSWRMVEQSRFPGSGVPPRFASAAAYDAAVDRLVACGVVVDRGMSFWLARLSPRYPTVEVRAADTAATVDRAVAQAVLTRALVDRALADLAEGREGPDLDDQVLAAAVWTASRYGLDGPGVDPWRGVRVPATDLVAALARHVGITQVEAEDGGARMQRRLAAGPELSGVRGTMEAGAGGRAPGEAEVGGSGSENLVAVVDALAAACIGEPEPGNPPS is encoded by the coding sequence CTGAGCACCGTGGGTGTGGAGGAGGAGTTCCTCCTGGTCGACGCCGAGAGTCGTGCTGCGGTGCCGCTCGCGCGTGAGGTGTTGGCGCGGGTGGGTGGTCTGCCGGGTGGCGAGGTGCACGGGGAGCTGCACGCCACGCAGGTGGAGTTTGCCAGCGGCGTGTGCACGCGGGTCGACGAGCTGCGTGAGCAGCTGACCGGAGGACGTCGGCGGCTCGCGCGGGCGGCCCGGGACGTGGGTGCGCTGCTGGTGCCCGCCGGTGCGCCGGTGCTCGGGGGCGCGCCGCCGCCGCGTCTGGAGGACGAGCGGTTCGGCCGGATCACCGAGCTGTACCGCGGGCAGGTCGCGGACTACCAGTGCTGCGGGTGTCACGTGCACGTCGGCGTGCCCGACCGGGAGACCGCCGTGGCCGTGCTGAACCACCTGCGCCCTTGGCTGCCGACGCTGCTGGCGCTGTCGGTGAACTCGCCGTTCGCGCACGGCCGGGACACCGGGTTCGGCAGTTGGCGGATGGTCGAGCAGTCGCGCTTCCCCGGCTCGGGCGTGCCGCCGCGGTTCGCCTCGGCCGCCGCGTACGACGCCGCCGTGGACCGGCTGGTGGCGTGCGGGGTGGTCGTGGACCGGGGGATGAGCTTCTGGCTGGCCCGGCTCTCACCCCGGTACCCGACCGTGGAGGTCCGCGCCGCCGACACCGCCGCGACGGTCGACCGGGCGGTGGCGCAGGCGGTGCTGACGCGGGCGCTGGTGGACCGGGCCCTGGCCGACCTGGCGGAGGGCCGCGAGGGGCCGGACCTGGACGACCAGGTGCTGGCCGCCGCGGTGTGGACGGCGTCGAGGTACGGGCTGGACGGTCCCGGCGTCGACCCGTGGCGCGGTGTGCGAGTCCCCGCGACGGACCTCGTCGCGGCCCTGGCCCGACACGTCGGCATCACCCAGGTCGAAGCCGAGGACGGTGGCGCGCGGATGCAGCGGCGACTTGCGGCCGGCCCGGAATTGTCGGGGGTCCGTGGGACCATGGAAGCGGGGGCCGGAGGCCGCGCCCCAGGCGAAGCCGAGGTGGGCGGCAGCGGCTCGGAGAACCTGGTCGCGGTGGTGGACGCGCTGGCGGCGGCGTGCATCGGGGAACCGGAACCGGGTAACCCGCCGTCGTGA
- a CDS encoding PA domain-containing protein: protein MIRRRSLLRTGALPALFGLVLLAPAAVAHEGDDSTSSDGAIDNAKVTHSHEQHGGDHGHLPATSQNVRVVGKAPINQDFEGRVADVGVHNGYAYLAAFSSRDCQKGGVYVFDIKDPTNPKQVNFIRTGQNSYVGEGSQVIHVDTPKFTGDVLAFNNEVCGSVTPSVGNNLSTAGGATLVDVTDPKRPTYLAKGFGDLTPAGANDPGIAHEVHSVFIWDVGDKAYAVLVDDEEQADVDVFDITDPRAPVKVAEYDLATMFPQILQAGPDNLTEVFLHDMVVKPIGGRQVMLASYWDAGYVQLDVTDPAAPVYLADSDFANPDPQLLESTGKASEPEGNAHQAEFTRDDKYVIAADEDFDPYVLKGSTDDGTAFSAGQGDLTPQLASGQTISGTTVYVGRACAGDTAVPAAPAVGSAQLAVVTRGGCTFTEKVAAVTSAGGYEGVVVVNREGSCGAFGMSVEGSLPAFSVDRRTGYSLFDREASYDEAACQAGGDTLAGSLIPGVTQGQVGDVLTLTSAFDGWGYVHLYRNERGKMTELDTYAIPEAHDPTKASGSGDLSVHEVATSHVKNDLAYFSYYAGGFRVAKVQQNKLVEVGRFIDEGGNNFWGVQVFSHGGKEYVAASDRDYGIYIFEYTGP from the coding sequence GTGATCCGCCGCAGATCCCTGCTCCGCACCGGTGCGCTCCCCGCGCTGTTCGGTCTCGTCCTGCTCGCCCCGGCCGCCGTGGCCCACGAGGGGGACGACTCCACCTCCAGTGACGGCGCCATCGACAACGCCAAGGTCACCCACAGCCACGAGCAGCACGGGGGCGACCACGGCCACCTGCCCGCCACCAGCCAGAACGTCCGGGTGGTCGGCAAGGCGCCGATCAACCAGGACTTCGAGGGGCGCGTCGCCGACGTGGGCGTCCACAACGGCTACGCCTACCTGGCCGCGTTCAGCTCCCGCGACTGCCAGAAGGGCGGCGTCTACGTCTTCGACATCAAGGACCCGACCAACCCCAAGCAGGTCAACTTCATCCGGACCGGCCAGAACAGCTACGTCGGCGAGGGCTCCCAAGTCATCCACGTCGACACGCCGAAGTTCACCGGTGACGTGCTGGCCTTCAACAACGAGGTCTGCGGCAGCGTCACCCCGAGCGTGGGCAACAACCTGTCCACCGCGGGCGGCGCGACGCTGGTCGACGTGACCGACCCCAAGCGGCCGACCTACCTGGCCAAGGGCTTCGGCGACCTGACCCCGGCGGGCGCCAACGACCCCGGCATCGCGCACGAGGTGCACAGCGTCTTCATCTGGGACGTGGGCGACAAGGCCTACGCGGTCCTGGTCGACGACGAGGAGCAGGCCGACGTCGACGTCTTCGACATCACCGACCCGCGCGCGCCGGTCAAGGTCGCCGAGTACGACCTGGCCACGATGTTCCCGCAGATCCTCCAGGCCGGCCCGGACAACCTCACCGAGGTGTTCCTGCACGACATGGTCGTCAAGCCCATCGGCGGCCGGCAGGTCATGCTGGCCTCCTACTGGGACGCGGGCTACGTGCAGCTCGACGTCACCGACCCCGCCGCGCCGGTCTACCTCGCCGACTCGGACTTCGCCAACCCGGACCCGCAGCTGCTGGAGTCCACCGGGAAGGCGTCGGAGCCGGAGGGCAACGCGCACCAGGCCGAGTTCACCCGGGACGACAAGTACGTGATCGCCGCGGACGAGGACTTCGACCCGTACGTGCTCAAGGGGTCCACCGACGACGGCACGGCGTTCTCCGCCGGTCAGGGCGACCTGACGCCGCAGTTGGCGTCCGGGCAGACGATCAGCGGCACCACCGTGTACGTCGGGCGGGCCTGCGCCGGTGACACGGCGGTCCCGGCCGCACCGGCGGTCGGCTCGGCGCAACTCGCGGTGGTCACGCGCGGCGGGTGCACGTTCACCGAGAAGGTCGCGGCCGTGACCTCCGCCGGCGGGTACGAGGGCGTGGTCGTGGTCAACCGCGAGGGTTCCTGCGGTGCGTTCGGCATGAGCGTGGAGGGCTCGCTGCCCGCGTTCTCCGTCGACCGCCGCACCGGTTACAGCCTGTTCGACCGGGAGGCGTCCTACGACGAGGCCGCGTGCCAGGCCGGCGGCGACACCCTCGCGGGCAGCCTGATCCCGGGCGTCACCCAGGGCCAGGTCGGCGACGTGCTGACGTTGACCTCGGCGTTCGACGGCTGGGGTTACGTGCACCTGTACCGCAACGAGCGCGGCAAGATGACCGAGCTGGACACCTACGCCATCCCCGAGGCGCACGACCCGACCAAGGCCAGCGGCTCGGGTGACCTGTCGGTGCACGAGGTCGCCACCTCGCACGTCAAGAACGACCTCGCCTACTTCTCCTACTACGCGGGCGGTTTCCGCGTGGCGAAGGTCCAGCAGAACAAGCTGGTCGAGGTGGGCCGCTTCATCGACGAGGGCGGGAACAACTTCTGGGGCGTCCAGGTGTTCTCGCACGGCGGCAAGGAGTACGTGGCCGCGAGCGACCGCGACTACGGCATCTACATCTTCGAGTACACCGGTCCGTGA
- a CDS encoding BMP family lipoprotein: MFGTAVAVITLTSLVAVSACAKDPGRAAGGPADATGTGCEFATPPSPPAASTTSAAKSGDGDKVDGSALRVGLAFDIGGRGDASFNDLAAAGFDQAIKDLGVKKENTRELSASPNEDESVKRSRLRQLARDGFNPIVGVGFAYTEALKVVAPEFPDVRFGLVDSVVEGAPNVTPLVFAEQEGAFLAGVVAAYQSKKCHVGFVGGVDIPLIHKFEAGYTQGAKAAAPKIEVERKYITPATDFTGFQDPAKGSETAKGLIEKGADVLYPAAGASGIGVFSAVKQAGVLAIGCDADQYNQPTLADTRDVIVASSLKRVDVAVYDFIRAAARNDLASLPKVFDLKVNGVGYATSGGKIDAKLQGILEGFKAQIIEGKIKVADKR, encoded by the coding sequence GTGTTTGGCACCGCTGTTGCCGTGATCACGCTGACCAGCCTCGTGGCGGTGAGCGCCTGCGCGAAGGACCCCGGGCGCGCCGCCGGCGGTCCGGCCGACGCCACCGGCACCGGCTGCGAGTTCGCGACACCGCCCAGTCCGCCCGCCGCCTCGACCACCAGCGCCGCCAAGTCCGGCGACGGCGACAAGGTCGACGGGAGCGCGCTGCGGGTCGGGCTGGCCTTCGACATCGGCGGTCGGGGTGACGCGTCGTTCAACGACCTCGCCGCCGCCGGGTTCGACCAGGCGATCAAGGACCTGGGGGTGAAGAAGGAGAACACCCGCGAGCTGTCGGCGTCCCCGAACGAGGACGAGTCGGTGAAGCGGTCCCGGCTGCGGCAGCTCGCGCGGGACGGCTTCAACCCGATCGTCGGCGTCGGCTTCGCCTACACCGAGGCGCTCAAGGTCGTCGCGCCGGAGTTCCCCGACGTCCGCTTCGGCCTGGTGGACTCGGTGGTGGAGGGCGCGCCGAACGTCACGCCGCTGGTGTTCGCCGAGCAGGAGGGCGCTTTCCTGGCCGGTGTGGTGGCCGCGTACCAGAGCAAGAAGTGCCACGTCGGTTTCGTCGGCGGCGTCGACATCCCGCTGATCCACAAGTTCGAGGCCGGCTACACCCAGGGCGCGAAGGCCGCCGCGCCCAAGATCGAGGTCGAGCGCAAGTACATCACGCCGGCCACGGACTTCACCGGCTTCCAGGACCCGGCGAAGGGCTCGGAAACCGCGAAGGGCCTGATCGAGAAGGGCGCGGACGTCCTCTACCCGGCGGCGGGCGCGTCCGGCATCGGCGTGTTCTCCGCGGTGAAGCAGGCGGGCGTGCTGGCGATCGGCTGCGACGCCGACCAGTACAACCAGCCCACGTTGGCGGACACCCGCGATGTCATCGTGGCGTCGAGCCTCAAGCGCGTGGACGTGGCCGTCTACGACTTCATCCGCGCCGCCGCCCGCAACGACCTGGCCTCACTGCCGAAAGTCTTCGACCTGAAGGTGAACGGCGTCGGTTATGCGACCTCGGGCGGCAAGATCGACGCGAAGCTGCAAGGCATCCTCGAAGGCTTCAAGGCCCAGATCATCGAGGGCAAGATCAAGGTCGCGGACAAGCGCTAG
- a CDS encoding TetR/AcrR family transcriptional regulator, giving the protein MVVWERPEPPTRPVPSPLSRERIVAAAIRLADVDGLDAVSLRKVAGVLDVGPMRLYGYIDTKDELLDLMVDAVYGEVRPVGDSWREVLRSLAETTRRAVHRHEWFADLIGGRPQLGPNALARGEAVVSGLGGVELDLVMPVVAAVDAYVIGAVRREIAERRAERASGMDKRQWQVTFGPYLERTFATGRFPALAEVVRDAAHLDADETFHLGLDFLLDGIEARLRR; this is encoded by the coding sequence ATGGTGGTGTGGGAGCGGCCGGAGCCGCCGACTCGGCCGGTGCCGTCCCCGCTGAGCCGGGAGCGGATCGTGGCGGCGGCGATCCGGCTGGCCGACGTGGACGGGCTCGACGCCGTCTCGCTGCGCAAGGTCGCCGGCGTGCTGGACGTCGGCCCGATGCGCTTGTACGGCTACATCGACACCAAGGACGAGTTGCTGGACCTGATGGTCGACGCCGTCTACGGCGAGGTCCGGCCGGTCGGCGACAGTTGGCGCGAGGTCCTGCGCTCCCTCGCCGAGACCACCCGGCGGGCCGTGCACCGGCACGAGTGGTTCGCCGACCTGATCGGCGGGCGGCCCCAGCTCGGTCCGAACGCGCTGGCCAGGGGCGAGGCCGTGGTGTCCGGGCTCGGCGGGGTCGAGTTGGACCTCGTCATGCCCGTGGTGGCCGCGGTCGACGCGTACGTGATCGGCGCGGTCCGCCGGGAGATCGCCGAGCGGCGTGCCGAGCGGGCCAGCGGGATGGACAAGCGGCAGTGGCAGGTCACGTTCGGCCCCTACCTGGAACGGACCTTCGCGACCGGTCGTTTCCCGGCGCTGGCCGAGGTCGTCCGGGACGCCGCCCACCTCGACGCCGACGAGACCTTCCACCTCGGCCTGGACTTCCTGCTCGACGGCATCGAGGCCCGGCTGCGGCGGTAG
- a CDS encoding FAD-dependent oxidoreductase has protein sequence MTIAIVGGGPGGLALARVLHVNGIDAVVYERDHSRQARGQGGMLDIHADTGQRALREAGLIDGFHAIARGEGQDMRLLEPDGTLLVQEDTPDDAPLARPEVDRADLRNLLLDSLPDHTVRWGHALDHVEDGVLHFADGSTATYDLLVGADGAASRVRPLLTDARPAHAGQHAVELCIPDADRTHPDLAAMVGRGNFWVLGNGKTLAAQRNGDGRVRVYAVFYNTPEDWFTTSGIPLDDPAATRAWLVEEFADWHPDFLALIAACDDTVQTRSISTLPVGLTWEPRPDVTLLGDAAHLMPPVGEGANMALLDGALLGLALAAHPDDIPTAIKDYEREMFDRTSTAARMSARIHEMLCAPDASRRMLTFFRRE, from the coding sequence ATGACCATCGCCATCGTCGGAGGCGGGCCGGGCGGCCTGGCCCTCGCCCGGGTGCTGCACGTCAACGGCATCGACGCCGTCGTCTACGAGCGCGACCACTCCCGCCAGGCGCGCGGCCAGGGCGGGATGCTCGACATCCACGCCGACACCGGGCAGCGAGCGCTGCGCGAAGCCGGCCTGATCGACGGGTTCCACGCCATCGCGCGCGGCGAAGGGCAGGACATGCGCCTCCTGGAGCCGGACGGCACCCTCCTGGTCCAAGAGGACACGCCCGACGACGCACCGCTCGCACGTCCCGAGGTCGACCGGGCCGACCTGCGGAACCTGCTGCTGGACTCGCTCCCCGACCACACCGTGCGGTGGGGACACGCCTTGGACCACGTCGAGGACGGCGTCCTGCACTTCGCCGACGGCAGCACCGCGACCTACGACCTGCTGGTCGGCGCGGACGGCGCCGCCTCCCGCGTCCGCCCCCTGCTCACCGACGCCCGCCCCGCGCACGCCGGCCAGCACGCCGTCGAACTGTGCATCCCCGACGCCGACCGCACCCACCCCGACCTCGCGGCGATGGTCGGTCGAGGCAACTTCTGGGTCCTCGGCAACGGCAAAACCCTGGCCGCGCAACGCAACGGCGACGGCCGCGTGCGCGTCTACGCCGTCTTCTACAACACCCCCGAGGACTGGTTCACCACCAGCGGCATCCCGTTGGACGACCCGGCCGCCACCCGCGCGTGGCTGGTCGAGGAGTTCGCCGACTGGCACCCGGACTTCCTCGCCCTGATCGCCGCCTGCGACGACACCGTCCAGACCCGGTCGATCAGCACCCTGCCGGTCGGCCTGACGTGGGAGCCGAGGCCGGACGTCACCCTCCTCGGCGACGCCGCGCACCTGATGCCCCCGGTCGGCGAGGGCGCCAACATGGCCCTGCTCGACGGGGCCCTGCTCGGCCTGGCACTGGCCGCACACCCCGACGACATCCCGACTGCGATCAAGGACTACGAACGCGAGATGTTCGACCGCACCAGCACCGCCGCCCGCATGTCCGCCCGCATCCACGAAATGCTGTGCGCACCGGACGCCAGCCGCCGCATGCTCACCTTCTTCCGCCGCGAGTGA
- a CDS encoding DUF7660 family protein, producing the protein MSEDDLVCRRCDRPVRSNRDYYETFERMHYVCFHYEFEHDMSDADPDEDCGVAGCPSAGVARHRDRLVATVRELLLDWSDGPPATWQNHSLPHYLEALAAWLHDSDGYYANLGVPVPRNGWEVIADALRAAAVYE; encoded by the coding sequence ATGTCCGAAGACGATCTGGTGTGTCGGCGGTGCGATCGGCCCGTGCGGTCGAACCGGGACTACTACGAGACGTTCGAGCGGATGCACTACGTGTGCTTCCACTACGAGTTCGAGCACGACATGAGCGACGCCGACCCGGACGAGGACTGCGGTGTCGCGGGTTGTCCATCGGCCGGGGTGGCGCGTCACCGGGATCGGCTGGTGGCGACCGTGCGCGAGTTGCTGCTGGACTGGTCGGACGGCCCACCCGCGACCTGGCAGAACCACTCGCTCCCGCACTACCTGGAAGCGCTGGCCGCCTGGCTGCACGACTCCGATGGCTACTACGCCAACCTAGGTGTCCCCGTCCCGCGCAACGGTTGGGAGGTCATCGCGGACGCGCTTCGGGCGGCGGCGGTCTACGAGTAG
- a CDS encoding TIGR03618 family F420-dependent PPOX class oxidoreductase, protein MIDPAVRRVLDDTAIAHLATVLPDGSPHSVPVWVDTHGDRVAILTGPASRKARNLRRDPRVALSLTPPGNPFQPVVLRGRVVEWVEGDAAWEIVDRIATKYIGGPYSRDEQRVVLLIEPELQRVG, encoded by the coding sequence ATGATCGACCCCGCCGTGCGCCGCGTTCTCGACGACACCGCGATCGCCCACCTCGCCACCGTCCTGCCCGATGGCTCGCCGCACTCCGTCCCCGTCTGGGTGGACACGCACGGCGACCGCGTCGCGATCCTCACCGGACCGGCCAGCCGCAAGGCACGCAACCTCCGCCGTGACCCGCGTGTCGCGCTGTCCCTCACCCCGCCGGGAAACCCGTTCCAGCCGGTCGTGTTGCGCGGACGGGTTGTGGAGTGGGTCGAAGGGGACGCCGCCTGGGAGATCGTCGACCGGATCGCGACCAAGTACATCGGTGGCCCGTACTCGCGGGACGAGCAGCGGGTCGTGTTGCTCATCGAGCCCGAGCTACAGCGGGTCGGCTAA
- a CDS encoding MerR family transcriptional regulator — protein MRPIDLAREHGLSAQAVRNYEDAGVFPPTERSETGYRRYTAVHAQALRAFLALRAGHGHQRAVEIMRAVNRGDLESAYRLIDAAHVDLVAERATRAEVATALDALSANGSAPVGGLTVGELARRIGVHPATLRTWEAEGIVRPTRDRVTGYREYGPDSVRDAEIARQLRRGGYRLSQVRRFLEALREAGGADALTTFLDSWHTRLTTRSRHLLTGAAHLDAYLTLLAQNPLDAPQDDPLADPL, from the coding sequence GTGCGACCCATCGACCTGGCCCGGGAGCACGGGTTGTCCGCCCAGGCGGTCCGCAACTACGAGGACGCCGGCGTCTTCCCGCCGACCGAGCGCAGCGAGACCGGCTACCGCCGCTACACCGCCGTGCACGCCCAGGCGTTGCGCGCTTTCCTCGCCCTGCGGGCCGGCCACGGGCACCAGCGGGCGGTGGAGATCATGCGGGCGGTCAACCGGGGTGACCTCGAGTCCGCCTACCGGCTCATCGACGCCGCCCACGTCGACCTGGTCGCCGAACGCGCCACCCGCGCCGAGGTCGCGACGGCACTGGACGCCTTGTCGGCCAACGGTTCCGCGCCTGTCGGCGGCCTGACGGTGGGCGAACTCGCCCGGCGGATCGGCGTGCACCCGGCGACCCTGCGCACGTGGGAGGCCGAGGGCATCGTGCGCCCGACCCGCGACCGGGTCACGGGGTACCGCGAGTACGGCCCGGACAGCGTGCGCGACGCCGAGATCGCCCGCCAGCTGCGCCGGGGAGGGTACCGGCTGTCCCAGGTCAGGCGCTTCCTGGAGGCGTTGCGCGAAGCAGGCGGCGCGGACGCCCTGACCACCTTCCTCGACTCCTGGCACACCCGCCTGACCACCCGCAGCCGCCACCTCCTCACCGGCGCGGCCCACCTGGACGCCTACCTCACCCTGCTCGCCCAGAACCCGCTCGACGCGCCCCAGGACGATCCCTTAGCCGACCCGCTGTAG
- a CDS encoding erythromycin esterase family protein codes for MSADARPHAIPLDDPAHLLDVLLTERAEPPTVLALGEPTHGIKEFPLLRNELLAHLVERGYRSVVLEVDFFAASTVDDYVSGGAGDLDTVLATGFSHSFGNVPGNRELVEWLRAHNADKAPQDRVRFYGFDAPLETAAAPSPRHALTTVIDYLPPTLRPQSPDALLGDDADWSNPAAMYDPAASIGVTDRARALRVVVDDLVSILRRAAPSLRAADPAGYHHAVAHARTALGLLRYHAAMATPAPDRIATLLSLRAEMMADNLLDIVAEEQGRGPSLVFAHNVHLQRTPSHMAVGPEDAVWAGAGALAALTLGERYAFVATDANPRSEPGTLQHVLAEATTRRALFPAEDLRAALPASIRRGEPIVPGHLPLDPADLAGADAVVFIADTDGQRHQYW; via the coding sequence ATGTCCGCTGACGCACGCCCGCACGCGATCCCGCTCGACGACCCGGCCCACCTCCTCGACGTCCTGCTCACCGAGCGCGCCGAGCCGCCGACCGTGCTCGCCCTCGGCGAACCGACCCACGGGATCAAGGAGTTTCCCCTGCTGCGCAACGAACTCCTCGCCCACCTGGTCGAACGCGGGTACCGGTCGGTGGTGCTGGAGGTCGACTTCTTCGCCGCGTCCACCGTGGACGACTACGTCTCCGGCGGCGCGGGCGACCTCGACACCGTGCTGGCGACCGGGTTCAGCCACTCGTTCGGCAACGTGCCGGGCAACCGCGAACTGGTCGAGTGGCTCCGCGCGCACAACGCCGACAAGGCCCCGCAGGACCGGGTCCGCTTCTACGGTTTCGACGCACCCCTGGAGACCGCCGCCGCACCCAGCCCGCGCCACGCGCTGACCACGGTCATCGACTACCTGCCGCCCACCCTGCGCCCGCAGTCGCCGGATGCCCTGCTCGGCGACGACGCCGACTGGTCCAACCCGGCCGCCATGTACGACCCGGCGGCGTCCATCGGCGTCACCGACCGCGCCCGCGCACTCCGCGTCGTCGTCGACGACCTCGTCAGCATCCTCCGACGAGCCGCACCCAGCCTGCGCGCCGCCGACCCGGCCGGCTACCACCACGCCGTCGCCCACGCCCGCACCGCGCTCGGCCTGCTGCGCTACCACGCCGCCATGGCCACGCCCGCGCCCGACCGGATCGCCACCCTGCTCAGCCTGCGCGCCGAGATGATGGCCGACAACCTGCTCGACATCGTCGCCGAAGAGCAGGGACGCGGGCCGAGCCTGGTGTTCGCGCACAACGTCCACCTCCAGCGCACTCCGTCGCACATGGCGGTCGGTCCGGAGGACGCGGTCTGGGCCGGCGCCGGCGCGCTCGCCGCCCTCACCCTCGGCGAGCGCTACGCGTTCGTGGCGACCGACGCCAACCCGCGCAGCGAGCCCGGCACCCTCCAGCACGTGCTGGCCGAGGCGACCACCCGCCGCGCCCTCTTCCCGGCCGAGGACCTGCGCGCCGCGCTGCCGGCGTCGATCCGCCGGGGCGAACCGATCGTGCCCGGCCACCTCCCGCTCGACCCGGCGGACCTGGCCGGCGCCGACGCGGTGGTCTTCATCGCCGACACCGACGGACAGCGCCACCAGTACTGGTGA
- a CDS encoding PadR family transcriptional regulator: MSLRHAVLGLLAHGPASGYDLLKTFEGSLANAWPATQSQLYGELNKLADSGYVTVAAEGPRGRKEYAITEAGRAELHHWITEVEPERVRRSDMLLRVFFLDLVERREALDYLRREAEGAAERHAAFAELALVVDSTDDPLAEHGRIALEWGLRFTKMQQEWAEWAQRRLG; this comes from the coding sequence ATGAGTCTCCGCCACGCCGTGCTCGGCCTGCTCGCCCACGGACCCGCCAGCGGCTACGACCTGCTCAAGACCTTCGAGGGCTCGCTGGCCAACGCCTGGCCCGCCACCCAGAGCCAGCTCTACGGCGAGCTGAACAAGCTGGCCGACAGCGGCTACGTGACCGTGGCCGCCGAAGGCCCGCGGGGGCGCAAGGAGTACGCGATCACCGAGGCCGGCCGCGCCGAGCTGCACCACTGGATCACCGAGGTGGAGCCCGAGCGCGTCCGCCGCAGCGACATGCTGCTCCGGGTGTTCTTCCTCGACCTGGTCGAGCGCCGGGAGGCCCTGGACTACCTGCGCCGCGAGGCCGAGGGCGCGGCGGAGCGGCACGCGGCGTTCGCCGAGCTCGCCCTGGTCGTGGACAGCACCGACGACCCCCTGGCCGAGCACGGTCGCATCGCGCTGGAGTGGGGGTTGCGGTTCACGAAAATGCAGCAGGAGTGGGCGGAGTGGGCCCAGCGGCGGCTGGGGTGA
- a CDS encoding SDR family NAD(P)-dependent oxidoreductase — translation MSRGVLVTGGSRGIGAAIAAAFRDLGDRVVGLSSADVDLADPESISRAVDSAVETLGSIDVLVNNAGLVELGTIADSDYERWQSLWRRTFEVNVFGAANMSYCVAKHMIDRGTRGRIVNVGSRGAFRGEPDMPAYGASKAALHSMGQSLAVALAPHGIAVTSVAPGFVATDRVADMVDDSVRAQSPFNRVAKPEEVAAAVVYLASAPAEWASGTVLDLNGASYLRT, via the coding sequence ATGAGCAGGGGCGTGCTGGTCACCGGCGGTAGCCGGGGCATCGGAGCGGCGATCGCGGCGGCGTTCCGCGACCTGGGCGACCGGGTCGTCGGGCTGTCGTCGGCGGACGTGGACCTGGCCGACCCGGAGTCGATCAGCCGGGCGGTCGACAGCGCCGTCGAGACGCTGGGGTCGATCGACGTCCTGGTCAACAACGCCGGCCTGGTCGAACTGGGCACCATCGCGGACTCGGACTACGAGCGGTGGCAGTCGCTGTGGCGGCGGACGTTCGAGGTCAACGTCTTCGGCGCGGCCAACATGTCCTACTGCGTCGCCAAGCACATGATCGACCGGGGCACCCGGGGCCGGATCGTGAACGTCGGCTCGCGCGGGGCGTTCCGCGGCGAACCCGACATGCCCGCTTACGGCGCGAGCAAGGCCGCGCTGCACTCGATGGGCCAGTCCCTGGCCGTCGCCCTCGCCCCGCACGGCATCGCGGTCACGTCCGTGGCCCCCGGTTTCGTCGCCACCGACCGCGTGGCCGACATGGTGGACGACTCGGTGCGCGCCCAGAGCCCGTTCAACCGGGTCGCCAAGCCCGAGGAAGTCGCCGCCGCCGTGGTGTACCTGGCTTCCGCCCCGGCCGAGTGGGCTTCGGGCACCGTGCTGGACCTCAACGGGGCCTCCTACCTGCGCACCTGA
- a CDS encoding MarR family winged helix-turn-helix transcriptional regulator: MTASGKHPGGIAFLLAQLGAHAANRFAERTADLGLAPSEVGLLRMIATQPGRSQRSLAEELGVVASRVTALVDPLERSGLVERRRSTNDRRNYELHLTDRGMQVLGRVREVAMAHEAELCEGLDERQRDELATLLRAVAEHQGLTPGVHPGYRA; this comes from the coding sequence GTGACGGCGTCTGGCAAACACCCGGGTGGGATCGCGTTCCTGCTCGCCCAACTCGGCGCGCACGCCGCGAACCGCTTCGCCGAACGCACGGCGGACCTGGGTCTGGCGCCGTCGGAAGTGGGGCTGCTGCGCATGATCGCCACGCAGCCCGGCCGCAGTCAGCGGTCACTGGCGGAGGAGTTGGGCGTGGTCGCCAGCCGGGTCACGGCCCTGGTCGACCCGCTGGAACGGTCCGGCTTGGTGGAACGCCGCCGCAGCACGAACGACCGCCGCAACTACGAACTGCACCTGACCGACCGGGGGATGCAGGTGCTCGGACGGGTGCGCGAGGTGGCGATGGCGCACGAGGCCGAGCTGTGCGAGGGGTTGGACGAGCGTCAACGCGACGAACTGGCCACGTTGCTACGGGCGGTCGCCGAGCACCAGGGCCTCACGCCCGGCGTCCATCCCGGCTATCGGGCGTGA